A genomic region of Elaeis guineensis isolate ETL-2024a chromosome 9, EG11, whole genome shotgun sequence contains the following coding sequences:
- the LOC105051847 gene encoding protein-tyrosine-phosphatase PTP1, whose product MAAASAGASLPSSSTSLGVGGAGAAAFNPFDLSSDPPPPLVLSRDQLKYCSEALAFFKKKLKNPAKISQEFDRLQEMRLSKDEMVGRCGVALQDANLNKNRYIDVLPFDDTRVVLNSSRDNKSLGNDYINASFVKIASGGRVSRFIATQGPLPETFEDFWEMIIQYRCPVIVMLTLVDNPKMMKKCADYFQSENGLREFGKTSIFTESTIISKSSLVLRCLEVKHKESKESARPVLHIQYPEWPDHGVPDDTASVREILKRIYHVPPDLGPIVVHCSAGIGRTGTYCAIHNTIQRILIGDISSLDLVKTVADFRSQRIGMVQTMEQFFFCYAAIVDELEELVLKSNQ is encoded by the exons ATGGCCGCAGCATCCGCGGGCGCATCTCTTCCATCCTCCTCCACCTCCTTGGGCGTCGGTGGCGCAGGCGCCGCGGCTTTCAATCCCTTCGATCTCTCCTCCGATCCGCCGCCGCCGCTCGTCCTCTCGCGCGACCAGCTGAAGTACTGCTCCGAAGCCCTCGCCTTCTTCAAGAAGAAGCTCAAAAACCCCGCCAAGATCAGCCAGGAATTCGATCGGTTGCAG GAGATGAGGTTGTCAAAGGATGAGATGGTAGGGAGATGCGGGGTAGCTCTTCAAGATGCCAATTTGAACAAAAATCGCTATATAGATGTCCTGCCAT tTGATGACACCAGGGTTGTTCTTAATTCAAGTAGGGACAATAAATCATTGGGAAATGACTATATCAATGCAAGCTTTGTTAAG ATTGCTTCTGGTGGAAGAGTTTCACGATTCATTGCCACCCAGGGTCCACTTCCAGAGACCTTTGAAGATTTCTGGGAGATGATAATTCAGTATCGCTGCCCTGTGATTGTGATGCTCACTCTTGTTGATAATCCCAAG ATGATGAAAAAATGTGCTGATTATTTTCAATCGGAGAATGGTCTGAGAGAATTTGGAAAAACAAGCATTTTCACTGAGAGTACAATAATCAGTAAGTCTTCATTAGTGCTGCGTTGCTTGGAGGTGAAGCACAAAGAG TCAAAGGAGTCTGCCCGGCCTGTTCTTCATATTCAGTACCCTGAGTGGCCTGATCATGGGGTGCCTGATGATACCGCCTCTGTTCGGGAAATTCTGAAGAGGATATATCATGTCCCGCCTGATCTGGGCCCTATAGTTGTGCACTGCAG TGCAGGTATTGGAAGGACTGGTACATATTGTGCAATTCACAATACCATCCAAAGGATCCTCATCGGTGATATATCTTCGTTAGATCTTGTTAAAACTGTTGCTGATTTCAGATCTCAGCGGATAGGGATG